One genomic segment of Panicum virgatum strain AP13 chromosome 2N, P.virgatum_v5, whole genome shotgun sequence includes these proteins:
- the LOC120662679 gene encoding 50 kDa gamma-zein-like — translation MKEMIVILAFTALIASATSMQIGPCSCGEQGHEQHQQQKNHPQQQQQQHHQQQKVHLQQQPQQEHHEQSEQQHHDQPQQQHPQQYQDKVQQQPPQHQYYQQRHNQPLLQQQLNNCHEFLRQQCNPLAMPFLQSRLLQPSSCQVLRQQCCQELRQIKPGYLHQAINSMVRSFTYHQQQQEDKQQAYGFYGPQQASQSEMAILMAAQYLPSMCGMYHLYGQNNPCHKDATRY, via the exons ATGAAGGAGATGATTGTGATCCTTGCTTTCACGGCTCTCATTGCAAGTGCTACCTCCATGCAAATTGGACCTTGCAGTTGTGGTGAGCAAGGTCACGAGCAACACCAACAACAGAAAAATCatccacaacaacaacaacagcaacatcaCCAACAACAGAAGGTTCATTTGCAACAACAACCCCAACAAGAGCATCATGAGCAGTCAGAACAACAACATCATGACCAGCCGCAACAACAACATCCCCAGCAATATCAAGATAAAGTGCAGCAACAACCACCGCAGCATCAATACTATCAGCAGCGCCATAACCAGCCACTATTGCAACAACAA TTGAACAATTGTCATGAATTCTTAAGACAGCAATGCAACCCGCTAGCAATGCCTTTCCTCCAATCACGTTTATTACAACCGAGTAGCTGCCAAGTACTACGACAACAATGTTGCCAGGAGCTTAGGCAGATCAAGCCAGGGTACCTCCACCAAGCAATCAATAGCATGGTTCGGTCATTTACCTACCACCAACAGCAGCAAGAGGACAAACAACAAGCATATGGGTTCTATGGGCCTCAGCAGGCTTCTCAAAGCGAGATGGCCATATTGATGGCAGCACAATACCTACCATCAATGTGCGGCATGTACCACTTGTATGGCCAAAATAATCCATGCCACAAGGATGCTACCCGCTATTAA
- the LOC120660745 gene encoding 16 kDa gamma-zein-like, whose amino-acid sequence MKAVLVALALVALAVSATSTHTCGQAQAPPPLHQCPCQQQQPQQTTYPQLPMLTQCGELLRQQCSPMATPYCTPQCQMLRQQCCLQLRQVDPQHQYHAVYSMVLQMVQQQPPYGGIHGPQGQAAMVAAQVAQQLTAACGMHQQPPCGAAAGGVP is encoded by the coding sequence ATGAAGGCGGTGCTCGTTGCCCTCGCCCTCGTAGCTCTCGCCGTGAGCGCGACCTCCACGCACACGTGCGGCCAggcgcaggcgccgccgccgctgcaccaGTGCCcgtgccagcagcagcagccgcagcagacGACCTACCCGCAGCTGCCGATGCTGACCCAGTGCGGCGAGCTGCTGAGGCAGCAGTGCAGCCCGATGGCGACGCCCTACTGCACGCCGCAGTGCCAGATGCTGCGGCAGCAGTGCTGCCTGCAGCTCAGGCAGGTGGACCCGCAGCACCAGTACCACGCCGTCTACTCCATGGTCCTCCAGATggtgcagcagcagccgccgtaCGGCGGGATCCATGGTCCTCAGGGCcaggcggcgatggtggcggcgcaggttgcgcAGCAGCTGACGGCGGCCTGTGGCATGCACCAGCAGCCTCcctgcggcgccgccgccggcggtgtgCCTTAA